The Camelus bactrianus isolate YW-2024 breed Bactrian camel chromosome 12, ASM4877302v1, whole genome shotgun sequence genome includes a window with the following:
- the LOC105068519 gene encoding LOW QUALITY PROTEIN: olfactory receptor 6C2-like (The sequence of the model RefSeq protein was modified relative to this genomic sequence to represent the inferred CDS: inserted 1 base in 1 codon): MRNHTAITTFILLGLTDDPKLQVLLFLFLFLTYMLSVAGNLIIITLTLLDSHLQTPMYFXLRNFSFLEVSFTTVCIPRFLYTLTTGDNTVTYNACATQFFFVVLFGATEFFLLAAMSYDRYVAICEPLHYTTIMNNRVCTALVLCCWFAGLLIILPPLGVGFQLEFCDLNVIDHFGCDASPILQITCSDTVLIERIVLSLAVLTLIMTLVCVVLSYTYIIRTILRFPSAQQRRKAFSTCSSHMTVVSITYGSCIFIYIKPSAKEGVAINKVVSVLTTSVAPLLNPFIYTLRNKQVKKAFKDTVKRIVFLTKK, encoded by the exons ATGAGAAATCATACAGCAATAACAACATTCATCCTGCTGGGATTGACAGATGACCCAAAACTACAAGTTctgctttttctatttttgttcctCACCTACATGTTGAGTGTGGCTGGGAACCTCATCATTATCACCCTGACACTTTTGGATTCCCATCTTCAAACTCCCATGTATT CCCTCCGAAATTTCTCTTTCTTAGAAGTCTCATTCACCACGGTCTGTATTCCCAGATTCCTGTATACTCTGACAACTGGAGATAATACTGTTACCTATAATGCTTGTGCCACCCAATTCTTTTTTGTTGTCCTCTTTGGAGCAACCGAATTTTTTCTCCTGGCCGCCATGTCctatgaccgctacgtggccatctgtgAGCCCCTGCACTACACGACCATCATGAACAACAGGGTCTGCACGGCACTCGTTCTCTGCTGTTGGTTTGCGGGCCTGTTGATCATCCTCCCGCCTCTGGGCGTGGGCTTCCAGCTGGAATTCTGCGACTTGAATGTGATTGATCATTTTGGCTGTGATGcatctcccattttacagataaccTGCTCAGACACTGTGCTGATAGAGAGAATCGTCTTGAGTTTGGCGGTGCTGACACTCATTATGACCTTAGTGTGTGTGGTCCTCTCCTACACGTACATCATCAGGACCATTCTAAGATTCCCTTCTGCCCAACAAAGAAGAAAGGCCTTttccacctgctcctcccacaTGACTGTGGTTTCCATCACCTACGGCAGCTGCATCTTCATCTACATCAAACCTTCCGCAAAGGAAGGAGTGGCCATCAACAAAGTGGTGTCTGTGCTCACCACTTCAGTTGCCCCTTTGCTGAATCCATTCATTTATACCCTTCGaaacaaacaagtgaaaaaagCCTTCAAAGACACAGTAAAACGGATTGTGTTTCTCACAAAGAAGTAA
- the LOC105068518 gene encoding olfactory receptor 6C2-like, which produces MKNHSAITTFILLGLTDDPRLQVLLSVFLFLTYMFAVAGNLIIILTLVDSHLKTPMYIFLRNFSTLQIMFTTVCVPRFLYSMTTGDKSVTYNACVIQLFFVILIGATEFFLLTAMSYDRYVAFCKPLHYTTIMNERVCTVLLLCCWLIGLLVILPPLSLGVQLDFCNSNLIDHFGCDASPLLKIVCSDTQFVEQLVLIMAVLTLILTLVCVIVSYTYIIKTILTLLSAQQKKKAFSTCSSHMIVVSITYGSCIFIYIKPAKEGVAINKVVSLLNTSVIPLMNPFIYTLRNKQVKQAFRDSIKKIPFFSKN; this is translated from the coding sequence ATGAAAAATCATTCTGCAATAACAACATTCATCTTACTGGGATTAACAGATGACCCACGACTACAGGTTTTGCTTTCGGTATTTCTGTTTCTCACCTACATGTTCGCTGTTGCTGGAAATCTAATTATCATCCTCACCCTGGTGGACTCTCACCTTAAAACACCTATGTACATCTTCCTTCGGAATTTCTCCACCTTACAAATAATGTTTACAACTGTCTGTGTTCCCCGATTCCTGTACAGCATGACAACTGGGGACAAAAGTGTGACCTATAATGCTTGTGTCATCCAATTATTTTTTGTCATCCTCATCGGGGCAACAGAATTTTTTCTTCTAACCGCCATGTCCTACGACCGCTACGTGGCCTTCTGCAAGCCCCTGCACTACACCACCATCATGAATGAAAGGGTTTGCACTGTTCTTCTCCTTTGCTGTTGGCTGATTGGGTTACTTGTCATACTCCCACCGCTCAGCCTGGGAGTTCAGCTGGATTTCTGTAACTCCAATCTCATTGACCATTTTGGTTGTGATGCATCGCCCCTTCTAAAGATTGTGTGCTCAGACACTCAGTTTGTAGAGCAACTTGTTTTAATCATGGCTGTGCTGACCCTCATACTCACACTAGTCTGTGTAATTGTGTCCTACACCTACATCATTAAGACTATTTTAACACTCCTTTCagctcagcaaaaaaaaaaggctttctccACCTGTTCCTCCCACATGATTGTAGTTTCCATCACCTATGGAAGTTGCATCTTTATCTATATCAAACCAGCAAAGGAAGGAGTGGCCATTAATAAGGTGGTGTCACTGCTCAACACTTCAGTTATTCCTCTGATGAACCCTTTCATTTATACCCTACGGAATAAGCAAGTCAAACAAGCCTTCAGGGACTCAATTAAAAAGAtaccatttttttcaaaaaattaa